TAATATGACCTACCACATGATGTGATCTCACTAAAAGAGTGAAAACCTCTGGCGTTTAATTGTGTTTAGAGTTTGATTATGCGTCATATTTTGGGCTAATTATGTGAGTTGTTGGCTAATTTTGCTTGCTAATTGAAGAGTATACACATGATAAGCCATGCACCCACACACACAATAATTTTCCTTCGAAGcttgataaaacaaaaaaagggaaaattttctacgttgttctttcttgttcctATCTTCtacggggggagagagagagagagagagagagagagagagagagagagaaggggggaaaTCTAGGGAGGAGTTctaattgatttgaattgaagtTCTAACTTGGTAATTCATGCTTCTTATAATTGATTCTATGTTTCTATTCTTGAATTCCTTGTTCTATGTAAGTTTAATTTCAGTTGGGGGTCATGAGAATCCATGGATTTAAGTGCGGCATAGAGTTTGTGTAACAATGCAAGAACTCTACATGATTCTTTGGAATTGATGTGTTAAGAACTTGTTTTGATTCATAAATTTGATGTTCTTGGAGTAGCTCTTTATTACCTACAAGCTTAAACATGTTTTATGAAGTTTTGGTGTGAGTTTGGAGGTGTGTTATAAGGTTTTGAAGTTGAGAATTGAAAGGGAGGTCGAACTGCGCTTTTCTCAAAAACCCAACTCCTACCAGTAGCAGCAGCTTTTTGGCCCTACTGATAGCCACACTCCAGAACtaggatttttgggtttttgtccTACCGGTAGCACCTGTCTAATTTGCGAAAATTCTGTTATGTTCACATTTGATCTCACACACTTCTAGGACCTTATTCTAAGTATAAATACACTTCTGGCATTGTCTAATCATATTTCTATTGCTTAATTGTTATAGGAGGTTCGTGTGAATACGTGAATCGGGGTGAGTGACTTAAAACCCAAATTACATGGTTTTATACAAGTTATCTGCTTCAAGATTCTGGTATagggggggccactgtttcagtagTTTTCTAAGAGCAGCCATTTTGTGCAAATTGCCAAAGGTAAGGTCTATCTCCAATCTTcctccgcccatacccccaatgattagggactacatgggttctgtatAGGGATGAAATCAGTTTGGTTCGGTCGGTTTTTGGGCATTTTTAAAAACCGAACCAAATTAATcggttttgaaaaatcaagcGACCCATGAACTAATGGCGAAGTCGTGAGACCATCGACGCTGAACCAGCCACACACCCACAAATGGGGTCTTCTTCATGGGAAACTGTCAAATCGATTACAATTATTTCCAAATTTGTTGAGTATTCTATTAGACTTGGAAGGAGAAGGGACCGTGAGTCACACACCCACAAATGGGGTCTTCTTCATGGGAAACTGTCAAATCGATTACAATTATTTCCAAATTTGTTGAGTATTCTATTAGACTTGGAAGGAGAAGGGACCGTGAGTCTCCAAATTACGCTGAGAGATGAACACAGATCGCCACCATGTAtgagagaggaggggggggAGAGAAAACAAGAGATGAATGGGTCCAGATATTAGTTTAGGGTTTACAACTTTATGTGGTGAGGGCACATGGAGCAAGATGTGTTTTGGAACAACTAATTGAAGGGCTGGGATTAAAACAGAGTGCCAAAGTTGTACTTCGGTTCGGTCCGGTCCGgtccattttgggttttttacCCATAAATCAAAACCGAACCGAATTACaaatttcttccaaattcaaaaccgaaccgaaccgactcACCTATTAAATCAACCGAAATTGCCAAAAAATGTTCGGTTCGATCAGTTGGTTCGGTTTTTCGGTTAAAATTTCCATCCCTAGTTCTATTGTTGTTGTGTTGTTATCCGCTTCAATGTTTTATCGAGCATGTTTTTTGATCTTatatgaactccatggaatATTAATGAAAGGTGGACACGTTATATCTATTAATGGCATCCTCACACGTCCCAGTTTGCTAGGGGTATAGTGCTAAAATGCTAGCAAGACATGAATATAACATGATATGGGATAACGCAAAGACGTCCAAGCGTATCCACTACCGGGGATGCCTGATACGAAAATGTGCATTATAAAGCTATGTTATAATGAAATGAATTTCCTTTTGAGATGTTTTATCATTGTCCATGAAAAGCATGTCGCTTATCGATTTATGTATTAGTCATTCATACGAACTTTGACTTGTGTaattttccacctttcaggtaATGAGGAGTAATGTGATGACGCGGTACCTTTTTGGATATGTTATGTATATGGTGACTTGTAGATAGGAAGTTGAACTCTCTGTACACTTTTGACTTGTAATAATTATAAGTGGCGTGTTAAACTTTATAAATATGCACAGCTCTGAGTGGTTCTAGATTGTAAGATCCTTGTGTACACATGTAACTTTTGACGTTATGTAATAAATGGGATTGTGCTTCTGCTAATTGTAACTTGTGACCCTTTTTGTCATTTGCTAATGAGATGTTTAATTTAAAACGGCCTTTTTTGTGAATAACACTTTCAGGGACGGGCTAGGGTCATGAGAAAAAGTTCGTAGATTTTCTACAATGGAATGGCCATCAAAAAGTTAAGTACACTTAGAAGAAAAATGTGAAGTTTCTAGATCACAAACAATCACCAAGCAGGTTTACCAACTCACAAAAGTAGTGCAGTATTTAATGTTGACTCGTAATCCTATTTTGGACTTCTTGTAAGTTATCAACTAAGACAACCTTGTACAAGAGGCCTTTCCCCGAAAATGCAACATATGTAGTGACATTTGATTTTCAGCAGTTTCAAACTTCCAGTCAAGGGTGGCTCCAAGATTGTAATACAGTGATGACAAAAATTAAAGGAAATTTTAATGTGCAAAGCTCTAtataaaatatacatatttattttgtttgaatatTTATTGAGTGtagtttattttaatttgtcGAGCTATATTGTCTACTTATttacaaatttaagtgaatGTTCATTTACGTTGGCTACGGATGAATTATCGGTTATgacaatataaaagaaaaatcaattttctatgTAAAAAATACAAAGTTTTAGTGCATTCTTTTAACCTAGGGGATTCGCTTGAAACCCTCCCAACTTAAAGTGGAGCTGCCCCGAGTTCCAATAAAACTACTACCATTATATTCATGTGAGTCAAGTCAACATTACAGTATGTATGTTAAGGGAAAGATTGAAGGGAAAAAGATTTGACATAACAAAATCTCAGCGGAACCCAATGAAATTAAAAAGCATCCTATCTTTCCTAACCTGAATTCGCTTGTTTCGAGCATACTGTTCCACCCCATCAAAATTGCCACGGCTAAACTGCAACAGGACAAATAGTGAGAAATTCCACAAGTACTGCTGAACTGCAAAAGGCAAGCTGCTGATGAAAAGTATACTAAACCATGCACCTGCAAATCTTCAGTCAATGGAGTTGAGTACATTCCACCTGAGGAAACAGTAATAACTCGAGAATCAGGTGCAGCTTTCTCCAACAATGGTAACATCATTTCTGTCATGGTATAAGTGCCCAGTACATTGACAGCAAAATTCAACTCATGTCTGGTGCTTAGAATATAAGAAAGACATTGTATCAGTTCCCAAGAGATGAAGGGAGAGAGAAAACCATTTGATTGTCTTTCTAAATACAAATAATTAGAATGTACCCTTCTGAGGTGGTAATACGGTTATGCTCAAGCAGGCCAGCATTATTAACCTAAAGGCACCGAACTTTGTCAACAAGAAGTATTGCATGAATTATGATAGAGTCGGATAAGATAATCAGATGAGTGGACAAAAGGTTGTTGCCATTAGGGGAACACCGTGAAAATCTAACTGATGGAGTATACACTACAAGATTCTTCTTTCAGAATTACTGTCGTATAGAAGACTTGAAGGGGGGAAACGAACTTTACCAAAACATGAATGGGAACATCCTTTGAAGTAAATCTGGACGTAAACGACTTGATCTCATTGACAGATGAAAGATCACACACCTGTGAACTAAATTTAATAAGCCGCTTAAGAAAGATCACAAGCTAACAGATGTGGCTCCGTTATAGATCTGAAGAAAGCAGATTATGATTTGCCTTCCCCAGTGGTAGTGTATAATGCTCTTTAGAGGGTCCCAAGAAAGCCACTGAAATgacaaaagagagcaaataCCTCCAAATAAACATTTTCGTTACCAGTCATTGACTGAATCTTAGAACGAGCAGCTTCTCCCCTCTCCTTACTACGGCATACCATATAGACATTTGCCCCTCTGGGAAAACAATTTTACATCATATAAACATTTCTTGCAAATAGATAAATACCAACTTATGCGGAACAAACAAGTGTCAAAACTAAAGTCAACACCGGGAAGCAAGACCCTCAGCAGTCGCATAACCGATGCCAGAATTTGCTCCAGTGACTATGCAATTCTTTCCCTCTATTTTCGTTTGCATATCTTCTGGGTTGTATCCTTTGGAGTGCTCCCTGGAGTTCAACAAACCACAGAATGCAGAGACCGAATCAAAATGGCTTATTATTAACAACACCTGAGGACCTGAATACAAAGCTTCAGTAGGTAAAAGTCAAGGTGAACTGTAGCTAACACTTGAATCCAATTTCTCCCAACTGTGAGAGCATAATTGCCAACCATACAACCCAATGTTTCCCCTTTTCATTCATATAGGCTCCAACCCAAGTTAGCCTTGGTAGAGCTTGTCACGTAAGTTAATTATCACCTCTAATATAGGAGCCTGGGTATACAAGCCTCTAGTAATCGCCAATTAGTAAATGAGTTGGAAGCTTTAACAAGCCCATTAGGTGGAATTACATTGTCAATAGAATGGAAATATTTCTCAGAAATGGGATGACACAAAAATGGAAGGATTTTATTGAAGGAGAAGAATTACAGATAACAGAGAAGCAAACTCCCATCCAATTAAAAGATAGTCTTATACAAACGGTTTCAAATGTTGGGATAAAAAGGCTATGTTTTCCTATGAAGCGGTATAGAGCTACAGGCTCGGATGGATTCAATGCTGCTTTTGTACCAAAGGAACtggatttttttgggtaatgatgTGATTTCAAATGTTCAATCCTTCTTCCTTATGGTTTTCTTCAACAAGACTGGAACACAACTCTTACTTTGATCCCTACCATTGGGTCTTCCAGTTTTATGAAGGACTATAGAGCAAATGCTAGCTGGAATGTGGCATAAAAGTACTTGAAATTTTGTCAGCAAAAATAGATTGCAACTTATCCTACCTCTCATTATTGACCATTCTTAGTCAGCTTCTGTTAAGGGGAGAGATATGGCAGCTAACGTTCTTATGCACAAGCTTGTTAGCATTATCATCGAGATGAGTCTTCTCCTTGCAATTAAAATAGATTTGATGAAACCTCCAATTCGGTTGACTGGAATTTTATGTGGGAAGTCATGACTGCTACGTAGTTTCCTATTCAATACATTGGTTGGATCAGGACACGTGTGTCTACTGCATGGTTCTCTGTGGTGATTAATAGGGACTTGGAAGGTTTTTTAAAAGGGGAAAAGTATACCGCAGGGAGATCCCATCTCTCCATGTTTGTTCCTTATTGTCATGGTAGGGTATTTTTGCAATTTGGCAGGATAAAATTGCTGATGGAAACCTCACCTTCCACCCAAAGGGTAAAGCTTCCGATCTTAGCCATGTGGCTTTTGCAGATGAGTTTTTTGTGGTGTGCGGTGCTGATATCAGTCTATTACTATATTGAAAGATGCCCTAAATGAGTTCCCTAAATGAGTTCCACAACCAGTCAAACCCTCAACCTAATCTATAGAAAAGCTACATCTATTCTTCTTGTGTGGATTATGATTTTTCAGTATGCTCTAGGCTCCACTCTCCCTATTCCTATTGGGAAGCTTCCAGTTAAGTATCTTGATGTGCCTCTTATCTCATCAAGATTAGCCTGAGGGTAGGATTCTTATGAGAGTCGAGAGCTGTACTAATAAGTTTTTGTCGTTTGGGGAAGAGCTCAGCTAATACAATCTCTGCTATGGAGCATGTTGTGTGTGGCTTCAATTTTAATGAAGGGGCCCATTGGGTCAGTTGGGCCCGTGAATAAATATGTGTGTTCAGCAGTCTCTAGACAGAGAGAGAACCTTGTTTTGGTGAGAGaaaccaagagagagaaagaaacacaGTAGAGAGGTGATTGGAGCCTGTAATCCTTATTGATTATATTGGGCTACCCCAGGCTGCCTCCCATTCATCCCCATTTTATCCTTTAGGCACTTGCCTTTatctctatctctgtctttgtCCGCCAACTCAATTGATGCTGCCCATCCGTTTTGGAAGACCCCCTCTCCTCTCAAAATGGCTTCCCAAACAGTTGATAATAGAAGCATTgtgttcagttttagggtaatcgtaatagagagaaaacccattagggttaatttcattcaacgtaaaatatatatgtacaagctatataataattacactacggtcctagatacttaaactaattacatgataagacacataattacactagatacaaatagatccatcatctaacactccccctcaagttggtgcgaagatatcaatcaagcccaacttgaacacaataggatgaaaactcttgctacccagcccttttgtgaatatatcagctaatTGATCTCTagatctcacaaacggcatacatatcaaaccctcattcaacttttccttgatgaagtgtcgatCAATCTCTACGTGCTTCGTTCTGTCGTGCTGaacgggattatgagcaatgttaatggcagctttattgtcgcagtagagtttcatcggaacactgtcagcaaaccccaaatcaagtaacaaagtttggagccacaagagctcgcaaacaccatgagccatagctctatattcagcttttGCGTTAGACCTAGCGACtaccgattgcttcttacttcgccaggtaatcagattacccccaaggaaagtgcaatagccagaagtagagcgcctatcatccacagaaccagcccagtcagcatcagtgaatgcctccaatcgcaaatggCCATTATTAGAGAATAGAATTccttttcctggagctgatttcagatacctcaaaatacgataaactgcatctagatgtgatgtacgaggatcatgcataaactgactaacaacacctactgcataagtaatatcgggtcgagtgtgggccaagtatattagtcgacccacaagtcgctgataccttTCCTTATCAGTACGCTCgcccacatctccactaagatgatgattcgcctcaataggagaatctgcaggtctacagcccaacatacctgtttcttccaaaaaatcaagtatatacttgcgttgggaaataaaaatacctctatcagacctcgctacttccattccaagaaagtatctcaatgatcccaagtccttaatctcgaactcctgagctagacgagacttaaggttatgaatctcactcacatcattgcctgtcattattatgtcatcaacataaacaataaggacagcaatcttaccattacttcgccggatgaacatcgtatgatctgcatggctttgcttgtaaccaaaacttaacatagccttagaaaacctgccaaaccaagctctaggtgactgtttcagcccataaagtgccttcttcaatctacacacctttcctTCACCTGCAGgagaagagaaacctggtggaatatccatataaacttcctcctctaaatcaccatggaggaatgcatttttcacatcaaactatTGAAAAGGCCAATTCAAGTGGGCAGCACACGAGAGGAGAGCTCGCACAGAATTCATCTCGCTAccggagcaaacgtctcctcatagtcaataccataagtttgagtaaaacctctggcaaccagccttgccttgtatctctcaactgtaccatcagccttTTGTTTAGTATTGAACACCCACTTGCAGCCCACTGGTTTCTTCCCTCCTGGAAAtgacactagatcccaggtgccattctttttcaaagctgtcatctcttctaccatagctcctttccacttaggtatcttgaatgcatcttgccaattctgtggaatagatatagaggAAAGAGACGAGACAaaggcatggtacgaaggagacaaacggtcataagaaacaaactgtgagataggatgttgagtacaagatctaacaccttttcgaatagcaataggaacattgtcaggatccataggaggaggttcaataagagaagaatcattaccagaagagTCAGCTGAGGAATCTGGAACTGGAAtgggtgattgtgattgacaaggtggtaacgtacatgaagactttccatttttccgtctAGCATACCTCTGTAAGCCAGCTCCCTGCAGTCGTTGTCGTGCAGGTAATTGttcctcaatgtcaccaccactatcatgtgtttccctttcaacagatactggttcctctccagtgttttccttttccccctcactatgatcatagaaaaatttctccccctcactatgattataaaaggtaaacatctcttcctcctgctgatgctccccctgaagagatggtttggagggagaataaaaaacctctgttttccaaaaggtaacatccatagagacaaacatctTTCTCGAATAAGGATCGTAACACTTATAGCCTTtttgggtaggagagtacccaacaaaaatacacttatgggctttatgtcctagcttgcccccagaaggttttgggacatgaacaaaacacacacaaccaaacaccctaggTGGAAGAGCCGTAACTCGACAACTGCTTGGCAAGCACTCAATGGGTGTTTTAAATTAAGGACACtggatggcatacggttgataagatatgtggcagttaaaatagcttctccccataagtatttgggaacattcatagtgaacaaaaggGATCGAGCCACCTCAGCAAGATGATGATTTTTACGCTCAGCGactattttgttgtggagtgtcaacgcaagtcgtctgaaaaataataccattatcatctagatatgtccgaaaaatcttatcaatatactcagttccattatcactccgaagaattttaatatttgtaacaaattgagtgcacaccatcttatgaaaagatttgatacaggaaaatacttcattttttgaatggagtaagtacaccca
The sequence above is drawn from the Rhododendron vialii isolate Sample 1 chromosome 6a, ASM3025357v1 genome and encodes:
- the LOC131328819 gene encoding uncharacterized protein LOC131328819 isoform X1 gives rise to the protein MQPSTVDIQINISIRGLRMILLKTWRSAAFGVYGYLNFTKAAYLEHSKGYNPEDMQTKIEGKNCIVTGANSGIGYATAEGLASRGANVYMVCRSKERGEAARSKIQSMTGNENVYLEVCDLSSVNEIKSFTSRFTSKDVPIHVLVNNAGLLEHNRITTSEGTRHELNFAVNVLGTYTMTEMMLPLLEKAAPDSRVITVSSGGMYSTPLTEDLQFSRGNFDGVEQYARNKRIQIALTEKWAETYKDKGIGFYSMHPGWAETPGVANSLPGFSKSLSGKLRTSEQGADTVIWLALMRKEKLLSGAFYFDRVEAPKHLKFAATGGSHAAAMDSIINNLRSLSSLSS
- the LOC131328819 gene encoding uncharacterized protein LOC131328819 isoform X4 — protein: MQTKIEGKNCIVTGANSGIGYATAEGLASRGANVYMVCRSKERGEAARSKIQSMTGNENVYLEVCDLSSVNEIKSFTSRFTSKDVPIHVLVNNAGLLEHNRITTSEGTRHELNFAVNVLGTYTMTEMMLPLLEKAAPDSRVITVSSGGMYSTPLTEDLQFSRGNFDGVEQYARNKRIQIALTEKWAETYKDKGIGFYSMHPGWAETPGVANSLPGFSKSLSGKLRTSEQGADTVIWLALMRKEKLLSGAFYFDRVEAPKHLKFAATGGSHAAAMDSIINNLRSLSSLSS
- the LOC131328819 gene encoding uncharacterized protein LOC131328819 isoform X2, translated to MQPSTVDIQINISIRGLRMILLKTWRSAAFGVYGYLNFTKAAYLEHSKGYNPEDMQTKIEGKNCIVTGANSGIGYATAEGLASRGANVYMVCRSKERGEAARSKIQSMTGNENVYLEVCDLSSVNEIKSFTSRFTSKDVPIHVLVNNAGLLEHNRITTSEGHELNFAVNVLGTYTMTEMMLPLLEKAAPDSRVITVSSGGMYSTPLTEDLQFSRGNFDGVEQYARNKRIQIALTEKWAETYKDKGIGFYSMHPGWAETPGVANSLPGFSKSLSGKLRTSEQGADTVIWLALMRKEKLLSGAFYFDRVEAPKHLKFAATGGSHAAAMDSIINNLRSLSSLSS